A stretch of the Opisthocomus hoazin isolate bOpiHoa1 chromosome 2, bOpiHoa1.hap1, whole genome shotgun sequence genome encodes the following:
- the TDRP gene encoding testis development-related protein isoform X2 — MWKLNKSSKVLLDDSPEEEETRPRGPPPAAAAAAAAFAAPQVQGASFRGWKEVTSMFNKDDEQQLLAGCKSPKSKGTNLKLKEEMKSEKKPGFWDSLVIKQNVQSRKPDEIEGWEPPQIAAADSPSDAAAALSDYTAWSGWEDETKGSTKYTNLASSGNSSRWSIKSAGKLVSIRRQSKGNLTDNWEELE; from the exons aTGTGGAAGCTCAACAAGAGCAGCAAAGTTCTGCTGGACGACTCgcccgaggaggaggagacgcggccccgcggccccccgcccgccgccgccgccgccgccgccgccttcgcGGCCCCCCAG GTTCAAGGTGCCAGTTTCCGGGGTTGGAAGGAAGTGACGTCTATGTTCAACAAAGATGATGAACAGCAGTTGCTAGCAGGGTGCAAGTCTCCAAAATCCAAAGG AACAAACCTAAAGCTAAAGGAAGAGATGAAGTCTGAAAAGAAGCCAGGTTTTTGGGACAGTTTGGTGATAAAGCAGAATGTCCAGTCTAGGAAACCAGATGAAATTGAGGGATGGGAACCACCGCAGATCGCTGCTGCTGACTCTCCAAGCGATGCAGCAGCTGCTTTAAGTGACTATACAGCCTGGTCAGGCTGGGAGGATGAAACCAAAGGCTCCACAAAGTACACAAACCTGGCCAGCTCAGGAAACAGTTCCAGGTGGAGTATCAAATCAGCTGGAAAGCTGGTTAGTATTAGACGTCAAAGCAAAGGTAACCTTACTGACAACTGGGAAGAACTAGAATGA
- the TDRP gene encoding testis development-related protein isoform X1, whose product MWKLNKSSKVLLDDSPEEEETRPRGPPPAAAAAAAAFAAPQNKDQFLHDEVSSSVSQLAAKVQGASFRGWKEVTSMFNKDDEQQLLAGCKSPKSKGTNLKLKEEMKSEKKPGFWDSLVIKQNVQSRKPDEIEGWEPPQIAAADSPSDAAAALSDYTAWSGWEDETKGSTKYTNLASSGNSSRWSIKSAGKLVSIRRQSKGNLTDNWEELE is encoded by the exons aTGTGGAAGCTCAACAAGAGCAGCAAAGTTCTGCTGGACGACTCgcccgaggaggaggagacgcggccccgcggccccccgcccgccgccgccgccgccgccgccgccttcgcGGCCCCCCAG AATAAAGACCAGTTTCTTCATGATGAAGTTTCATCTTCAGTGTCACAACTTGCAGCAAAG GTTCAAGGTGCCAGTTTCCGGGGTTGGAAGGAAGTGACGTCTATGTTCAACAAAGATGATGAACAGCAGTTGCTAGCAGGGTGCAAGTCTCCAAAATCCAAAGG AACAAACCTAAAGCTAAAGGAAGAGATGAAGTCTGAAAAGAAGCCAGGTTTTTGGGACAGTTTGGTGATAAAGCAGAATGTCCAGTCTAGGAAACCAGATGAAATTGAGGGATGGGAACCACCGCAGATCGCTGCTGCTGACTCTCCAAGCGATGCAGCAGCTGCTTTAAGTGACTATACAGCCTGGTCAGGCTGGGAGGATGAAACCAAAGGCTCCACAAAGTACACAAACCTGGCCAGCTCAGGAAACAGTTCCAGGTGGAGTATCAAATCAGCTGGAAAGCTGGTTAGTATTAGACGTCAAAGCAAAGGTAACCTTACTGACAACTGGGAAGAACTAGAATGA